Proteins encoded together in one Hymenobacter monticola window:
- a CDS encoding T9SS type A sorting domain-containing protein, with protein MASSLRFTPPFSWRKGGWASALALLVWLLPQLSQAQSRADAYGFTQTTGTYTAITGTVISAGITDDNTVYPASTIPFTFNFAGTDYTSLRVSSNGFITFGATAPSASSYVPLSSSTAYAGAVSAFGLDGGGRSNAGAAISTSTEGTAPNREFVVQYANWGAYGGVGGVENYQIRLAETTNVIRIVYGSFTGVSAGTNPQVGLRGAANTDFNNRASAVGWDLTNTAATVTNTSTVAVGPALVPASGLTFIYTPSATAQLTAIRPTASAITGNTATIDFTAPATAATAPTSYMATVTPAVAGSPFTVTASPFSLTGLAANTRYAVSIVANYAAGASVPTETRFVTSTACAAPTALTVGSITTSTASLTFTAPASGVADYTVTTTPATTTYTVSSATTALPLVLTGLTAGTPYTVNVTSNCSVGGTSGTVTTTFTTAFPCVTPTYATVPYTQTFESTWVSNCALRDVPSLNWKLTPGATDPDASFRRYDDGAAANWTGGSSNYGYTPAGSNAGGASSNFSARYHSGNVSPVTEFATFDLYANISGGTGTPAVTFDYINTSGTDKIEVLLSTDGGSTFGAPLFTQVTNTAWTTYTVSLPTATATSVIRFRATGDNGSTDIGLDNVNVNYVACAPAAAAAVAAATLTPTTAQVTFTAPSGATSYVVTTSPATTQANATTSPITLTGLTPGTTYTVTLTTNCGTSTSTTSAPVTFTTPFNCVTPTYATVPYTQTFENTWVSNCALRDVPSLNWKLTPGATDPDASFRRYDDGAAANWTGGSSNYGYTPAGSNAGGASSNFSARYHSGNVSPVTEFATFDLYANISGGTGTPAVTFDYINTSGTDKIEVLLSTDGGTTFGAPLFTQVTNTAWTTYTVSLPTATATSVIRFRATGDNGSTDIGLDNVNVRYVTISAAANALAAAGVSVFPNPAHESFTAVVPAVPGAKHVQAELLNALGQVVRTQSAPLPATGARLTVSTADLAAGVYTLRLRAGDATLAKRVVIN; from the coding sequence ATGGCATCTTCTTTACGTTTCACGCCGCCTTTCTCCTGGAGGAAGGGCGGCTGGGCCAGCGCCCTGGCACTGCTGGTCTGGCTGCTGCCGCAGCTAAGCCAGGCCCAGAGCCGGGCCGACGCCTACGGTTTCACCCAAACCACGGGCACCTACACGGCCATCACTGGCACCGTCATCAGCGCCGGCATCACCGACGATAACACGGTGTACCCCGCCAGCACCATTCCTTTCACCTTCAACTTCGCGGGTACGGATTACACCAGCCTGCGCGTCAGCTCCAACGGCTTCATCACGTTTGGCGCCACCGCGCCCAGCGCCAGCAGCTACGTGCCCCTTTCTTCCAGCACCGCCTACGCCGGCGCCGTCTCGGCCTTCGGCCTCGACGGCGGCGGACGCAGCAACGCGGGCGCGGCCATCAGCACCTCCACCGAGGGCACGGCTCCGAACCGCGAGTTTGTGGTGCAGTACGCCAACTGGGGTGCCTACGGCGGCGTGGGCGGCGTGGAGAACTACCAGATTCGCCTGGCCGAAACCACCAACGTCATTCGCATTGTCTACGGCAGCTTCACCGGCGTATCGGCGGGCACCAACCCGCAGGTGGGCCTGCGCGGCGCGGCCAACACCGACTTCAACAACCGCGCGAGTGCCGTGGGCTGGGACCTGACCAACACCGCTGCCACTGTCACCAACACCTCGACGGTGGCCGTGGGGCCCGCGCTGGTGCCGGCTTCGGGCCTCACCTTCATCTACACGCCTTCGGCCACGGCGCAGCTGACGGCCATCCGGCCCACGGCTTCGGCCATCACCGGCAACACAGCTACTATTGACTTCACGGCCCCGGCTACTGCCGCCACGGCTCCCACCTCTTACATGGCTACTGTGACGCCGGCCGTCGCGGGCAGCCCCTTCACCGTCACGGCCTCGCCCTTCTCGCTCACCGGCCTGGCGGCCAACACCCGCTACGCCGTGAGCATTGTGGCCAACTACGCGGCCGGGGCCTCGGTGCCCACCGAAACCCGGTTTGTGACGTCCACGGCCTGCGCCGCGCCCACGGCCCTGACCGTTGGCTCCATCACCACTAGCACGGCCAGCCTCACGTTTACCGCGCCCGCCTCGGGCGTGGCCGACTACACCGTGACCACCACGCCCGCCACCACCACCTACACTGTGAGCAGCGCCACCACGGCCTTGCCGCTGGTGCTCACTGGCCTTACGGCCGGTACGCCCTACACCGTAAATGTGACCAGCAACTGCTCGGTGGGCGGTACGTCGGGCACGGTTACCACCACGTTCACGACGGCTTTCCCGTGCGTAACGCCAACCTATGCGACGGTTCCGTACACGCAGACGTTCGAAAGCACGTGGGTGAGCAACTGCGCCCTGCGCGACGTGCCGAGCCTGAACTGGAAGCTCACGCCCGGCGCCACCGACCCGGACGCTTCGTTCCGCCGCTACGACGACGGGGCGGCCGCCAACTGGACGGGCGGTTCGAGCAACTACGGCTACACGCCGGCCGGCAGCAACGCGGGTGGTGCCAGCTCCAACTTCTCGGCCCGCTACCACTCCGGCAACGTCTCGCCCGTGACCGAGTTTGCTACTTTCGACCTCTACGCCAACATCAGCGGCGGTACCGGCACGCCTGCCGTGACGTTCGATTACATCAACACGAGCGGCACGGACAAGATTGAGGTGCTGCTGAGCACCGACGGCGGCAGCACCTTCGGCGCGCCGCTCTTCACGCAGGTGACCAACACGGCCTGGACCACTTACACCGTGTCCTTGCCCACGGCCACGGCCACGAGCGTGATTCGCTTCCGCGCCACCGGCGACAACGGCAGCACCGACATCGGCCTCGACAACGTGAACGTGAACTACGTGGCTTGCGCCCCGGCGGCGGCGGCGGCTGTGGCCGCGGCCACGCTCACGCCCACCACGGCCCAGGTAACGTTTACGGCCCCGAGCGGCGCAACCAGCTACGTGGTAACGACCTCGCCGGCTACCACCCAGGCCAACGCCACCACCTCGCCCATCACCCTCACCGGCCTCACGCCCGGCACCACCTACACCGTCACGCTGACCACTAACTGCGGCACCAGCACCTCGACGACTTCCGCCCCGGTCACGTTCACTACGCCCTTCAACTGCGTAACGCCGACCTATGCGACGGTGCCGTACACGCAGACGTTTGAAAATACGTGGGTGAGCAACTGCGCCCTGCGCGACGTGCCGAGCCTGAACTGGAAGCTCACGCCCGGCGCCACCGACCCGGACGCTTCGTTCCGCCGCTACGACGACGGGGCGGCCGCCAACTGGACGGGCGGTTCGAGCAACTACGGCTACACGCCGGCCGGCAGCAACGCGGGTGGTGCCAGCTCCAACTTCTCGGCCCGCTACCACTCCGGCAACGTCTCGCCCGTGACCGAGTTTGCCACCTTCGACCTGTACGCCAACATCAGCGGCGGTACCGGCACGCCTGCCGTGACGTTCGATTACATCAACACGAGCGGCACGGACAAGATTGAGGTGCTGCTGAGCACGGACGGCGGCACCACCTTCGGCGCGCCGCTCTTCACGCAGGTGACCAACACGGCCTGGACCACCTACACCGTGTCCTTGCCCACGGCCACGGCCACGAGCGTGATTCGCTTCCGCGCCACCGGCGACAACGGCAGCACCGACATCGGCCTCGACAACGTGAACGTGCGTTACGTGACCATCTCCGCCGCTGCCAACGCCCTTGCGGCGGCTGGCGTGAGCGTGTTCCCCAACCCGGCCCACGAGAGCTTCACGGCAGTGGTGCCGGCTGTGCCCGGCGCTAAGCACGTGCAGGCAGAGTTGCTCAACGCCCTGGGTCAGGTAGTGCGCACGCAGTCGGCGCCCCTGCCCGCCACCGGTGCCCGCCTCACGGTGTCCACCGCCGATTTGGCGGCCGGTGTCTACACCCTGCGCCTGCGCGCCGGCGATGCCACCCTGGCCAAGCGCGTGGTCATCAACTAG